One part of the Streptomyces ferrugineus genome encodes these proteins:
- a CDS encoding universal stress protein: protein MAPHHVVVGVDGSLNAVRALDWASDEAARRGAELRVVYAVPERDEAGPVLTSSVARVRERHPALAVVSRAAVGGAVRALVRESGGADLTVVGTRGFGGVAGLLAGSVSLRVAAQVHGPLLIVRGDHPCDGDRGVLLGLEDDSDADAAAYAFLEAERRGVQLRVVHSTHHHITPELPSLIPGTSPGQRRRAQNDLAEEAVPRFSLAELRDAHPEVAVETRTVRRGPAEALLDATRESAVVVIGAHRRTSRIGPQLGPVAHTLLHSSHCPVVLVPTAA from the coding sequence ATGGCACCCCACCATGTGGTCGTCGGAGTGGACGGTTCCCTGAACGCCGTGCGAGCCCTCGACTGGGCCTCGGACGAGGCGGCCCGGCGCGGCGCCGAGCTGCGGGTCGTGTACGCCGTGCCCGAGCGCGACGAGGCGGGACCCGTCCTCACGTCGTCCGTGGCGCGTGTCCGGGAGCGTCATCCGGCCCTGGCCGTCGTGAGCAGGGCTGCGGTGGGCGGCGCCGTACGGGCCCTGGTGCGCGAGAGCGGGGGCGCCGACCTGACCGTCGTCGGCACCCGGGGCTTCGGCGGTGTCGCCGGACTGCTGGCCGGCTCGGTGAGTCTGCGCGTGGCCGCGCAGGTGCACGGCCCGCTGCTGATCGTGCGCGGTGATCACCCCTGCGACGGCGACCGTGGCGTACTGCTCGGCCTGGAGGACGACTCCGACGCCGACGCGGCCGCCTACGCCTTCCTCGAGGCCGAACGGCGGGGTGTCCAGCTGCGCGTCGTGCACTCCACCCACCACCACATCACCCCGGAGCTGCCCTCCCTGATCCCCGGGACGAGCCCGGGACAGCGGCGGCGCGCCCAGAACGACCTGGCCGAGGAGGCCGTGCCGCGCTTCAGCCTGGCCGAGCTGCGGGACGCGCACCCCGAGGTCGCCGTCGAGACCCGCACGGTCCGCCGTGGACCGGCCGAGGCCCTGCTGGACGCCACGCGCGAGTCGGCCGTCGTCGTCATCGGGGCACACCGCCGCACCAGCCGCATCGGA
- a CDS encoding helix-turn-helix domain-containing protein has protein sequence MTEQVRPAATEAAPAGDLGRRIARRRTELGLSLKETATRAGMAPAYLRYLEEHPAAAPAAGALHVLAEVLHTTVRELTGGDTDLPPGAGPQASGRPGIAELSTGECRALLSTHGVGRIAVPTVTGPVVVPVNYSVVAGAIVFRTAPGTTPSQAAGCQVAFEVDRIDDVFGQGWSVLVRGRARTVTDPDEAHRLDEAAYSRPWVGGRRDQWVLIDPLTITGRRITV, from the coding sequence ATGACCGAACAGGTCCGGCCGGCGGCGACCGAGGCGGCACCGGCGGGCGACCTCGGACGCCGGATCGCCCGGCGACGCACAGAACTGGGCCTCTCCCTGAAGGAGACGGCCACCCGGGCCGGCATGGCCCCCGCCTATCTCCGCTACCTGGAGGAGCACCCGGCCGCCGCGCCGGCCGCGGGCGCGCTCCACGTGCTGGCCGAGGTCCTGCACACCACCGTCAGGGAGCTCACCGGAGGGGACACCGACCTGCCGCCCGGTGCCGGTCCCCAGGCCTCCGGCCGTCCCGGCATCGCCGAGCTGTCCACGGGGGAGTGCCGCGCCCTGCTGTCGACCCACGGGGTGGGGCGCATCGCCGTGCCCACCGTCACGGGGCCGGTCGTCGTGCCCGTCAACTACAGCGTCGTGGCCGGCGCCATAGTCTTCCGGACCGCCCCGGGCACGACGCCGTCGCAGGCGGCCGGCTGTCAGGTGGCCTTCGAGGTCGACCGCATTGACGACGTGTTCGGTCAGGGCTGGAGCGTGCTCGTACGGGGACGCGCGCGGACGGTGACCGACCCCGACGAGGCGCATCGGCTCGACGAGGCGGCGTACAGCAGGCCCTGGGTGGGCGGGCGACGCGACCAGTGGGTGCTCATCGATCCCCTGACCATCACCGGGCGGCGGATCACGGTCTGA
- a CDS encoding zinc-dependent alcohol dehydrogenase family protein, with translation MKGFVFHGPGQSSWEDVPDPGLKDPTDAIVRVDAVTICGTDLHILKGDVPEVHPGTVLGHEAVGEVVETGADVRTVRPGDRVLVSCITACGRCSYCRRAMYGQCRGGGGWILGHLIDGTQAEYVRVPHADLSVHALPGGLDSKDAVLLADIFPTAYEVGVLNARVRPGDTVAVVGAGPVGLAAIVTARLFGPEKIVAVDLAAARLEAARQLGADAVADAREAPEQLIADLTDGLGADAVIEAVGVPETFEMCTRMVRPGGHVANVGVHGAPATLHLEDLWIKNLTLTTGLVDTHSTPTLLRMAAAGRLPTADLVTHTFPLDRMEEAYEVFGRAADTGALKVVLGGEPHDTVAVRAA, from the coding sequence GGGCTTCGTCTTCCACGGTCCCGGACAGTCCTCCTGGGAGGACGTCCCGGACCCCGGCCTCAAGGACCCCACGGACGCGATCGTGCGCGTGGATGCCGTCACCATCTGCGGAACCGACCTGCACATCCTCAAGGGCGATGTGCCCGAGGTGCACCCCGGCACGGTGCTGGGGCACGAGGCGGTCGGCGAGGTCGTGGAGACCGGCGCCGACGTGCGCACCGTCCGGCCCGGGGACCGGGTCCTGGTCTCCTGCATCACCGCCTGCGGCCGCTGCTCGTACTGCCGCAGGGCGATGTACGGCCAGTGCCGGGGCGGTGGCGGCTGGATCCTCGGCCATCTGATCGACGGCACCCAGGCCGAGTACGTGCGCGTCCCGCACGCCGACCTCTCCGTCCACGCGCTGCCCGGCGGCCTGGACAGCAAGGACGCGGTTCTGCTGGCCGACATCTTCCCGACCGCCTATGAGGTGGGCGTGCTCAACGCGCGGGTGCGGCCCGGTGACACCGTCGCGGTCGTCGGCGCCGGCCCCGTCGGGCTCGCCGCGATCGTGACGGCCCGGCTGTTCGGACCCGAGAAGATCGTCGCCGTGGACCTGGCCGCCGCCCGGCTGGAGGCCGCCCGGCAGCTCGGCGCCGACGCCGTGGCCGACGCCCGCGAGGCTCCGGAGCAGTTGATCGCCGACCTCACCGACGGGCTGGGCGCCGACGCGGTCATCGAGGCCGTCGGAGTCCCCGAGACCTTCGAGATGTGCACCCGCATGGTCCGGCCCGGCGGGCACGTCGCCAACGTCGGCGTACACGGCGCCCCCGCGACCCTCCACCTCGAAGACCTGTGGATCAAGAACCTCACCCTCACCACCGGCCTGGTCGACACCCACTCCACCCCGACCCTGCTGCGCATGGCGGCGGCCGGACGGCTGCCCACCGCGGACCTGGTCACCCACACCTTCCCGCTGGACCGGATGGAGGAGGCGTACGAGGTCTTCGGCCGGGCCGCCGACACCGGGGCCCTCAAGGTCGTGCTCGGCGGGGAGCCGCACGACACGGTCGCCGTCCGCGCGGCCTGA